The following coding sequences lie in one Enterococcus sp. 9E7_DIV0242 genomic window:
- the lepB gene encoding signal peptidase I encodes MNTKKKTMHQAEKSNGTAERMPKKRRKKKPLTTKKSMIKSKRRQSRVRKNRSNQLSNQPFFKKWNNGWKKIYSYREWLVLLLMICASIWLFITYTVHQVSGDSMAPTLANKERIVIRKTDRPNRYDIITFVPKDKQDENYVKRVIGIPGDAFYIQDNRLYLFPSGSEFSDIGELLYSNNLPDSTISFYLAEEVGKQLLGQNKIPEDAYFVVGDNRRNSTDSRAFAFIMRDQIEGVLSFRLYPFNSFGVVH; translated from the coding sequence GTGAATACGAAGAAAAAAACGATGCATCAAGCAGAGAAAAGTAATGGAACTGCTGAGCGAATGCCAAAGAAGCGACGGAAGAAAAAACCATTGACTACTAAAAAGTCAATGATTAAAAGCAAGCGTAGACAATCAAGAGTACGTAAAAATAGGTCAAATCAGCTGTCCAACCAACCCTTTTTTAAAAAATGGAACAATGGATGGAAAAAAATTTATTCTTACCGTGAATGGCTAGTGCTTTTGTTAATGATTTGTGCGTCTATCTGGCTTTTTATCACCTACACGGTTCATCAGGTTTCCGGAGACTCGATGGCACCGACATTGGCTAACAAAGAACGGATCGTTATTCGTAAAACAGACCGGCCGAATCGTTACGACATCATCACGTTTGTTCCAAAAGACAAGCAGGATGAGAATTATGTAAAGCGTGTTATTGGAATACCGGGGGATGCCTTTTATATCCAAGACAATCGACTGTATTTATTCCCTTCAGGCTCCGAGTTCTCAGATATCGGAGAGCTGCTGTATTCTAATAACCTGCCAGACAGCACCATCAGTTTCTATCTAGCAGAAGAAGTCGGAAAGCAATTACTTGGGCAGAATAAGATTCCAGAGGATGCCTATTTTGTTGTAGGGGATAATCGTCGAAATTCGACAGACAGTCGGGCCTTCGCTTTTATTATGAGGGACCAGATAGAAGGGGTATTGTCTTTTCGACTGTATCCATTCAATAGTTTTGGTGTCGTACATTAA
- the lepB gene encoding signal peptidase I, protein MKQNKQPSAENGKKHNRTSGKRKKKQVARSSDKGKRQSAGSERKKRKPTGKAARQNRPQKRKGRNRRWRSFKSVLVELTLVLFIFCLLLIPVFRFLIVLPEAGGYAMSPTLQDGTRTLVYRQGKIKRFSLVYFTVPQRRDGTKTIRRVIGLPGERVEYKDERLFINGEEKVERFLASELLLAQEEKYRLTEDLSLKEILGTKEGVIPQGFYLVLGDNRVFSVDSREYGLVSEKEIIGVVALTF, encoded by the coding sequence ATGAAACAGAACAAACAACCATCGGCAGAAAATGGCAAGAAGCACAACCGGACCTCAGGAAAAAGAAAGAAAAAGCAGGTTGCTCGGTCTTCCGACAAAGGGAAGCGGCAATCTGCGGGGTCTGAGAGAAAGAAGCGGAAACCGACAGGTAAAGCGGCGAGACAAAACAGACCCCAAAAGAGAAAAGGTAGAAACCGGCGTTGGCGATCTTTCAAGAGTGTTCTTGTAGAGCTGACGCTTGTCTTGTTTATATTCTGCCTTTTATTGATTCCAGTATTTCGGTTTCTGATTGTCCTACCTGAAGCTGGTGGGTATGCAATGAGCCCAACGTTGCAAGATGGTACACGAACACTCGTCTATCGGCAAGGAAAAATCAAGCGATTTTCTTTGGTTTACTTTACAGTGCCACAACGCAGAGATGGCACAAAAACCATTCGCAGAGTGATCGGTCTTCCAGGAGAACGTGTGGAATATAAGGATGAACGCTTATTTATCAATGGGGAAGAAAAAGTCGAACGTTTTTTGGCTAGTGAATTGTTGTTGGCACAGGAGGAAAAGTACAGGTTGACTGAAGATCTTTCATTGAAAGAGATACTGGGTACAAAAGAAGGGGTCATTCCTCAAGGCTTTTACTTAGTTCTCGGAGACAATCGTGTTTTTTCCGTAGATAGTCGTGAATATGGACTTGTTTCAGAAAAAGAGATCATTGGCGTTGTCGCATTGACTTTCTGA
- a CDS encoding DUF916 and DUF3324 domain-containing protein, with the protein MKKIYKSSLVILYIISLFTAVPLFGYAEETGTDTTVESTDSGPAFSYEVIQPENQVDPSVGYYNLKLAQGQKQTVQIRLSNPSSVEVTVEVALNGAVTNSGGVVEYGPNKIENDASLKFPFAEVVSAPEEVVLAPREEKMLDIIIQMPETSFEGYISGGIRLMRKGQEEESDSMVVNKIAYMVGMLLSQQDPADIENIAEEMTFNKVYPATANYRNAFIVNFSNSQPIYVDDMTVEVQISKEGSAEVLYDAKKAQMRMAPNTMIDFPVELNGEALIPGDYRAKILVKSGKGGKWEWDEAFTVTDEEAEKLNAQDLSLVQEPGVNWQLVALIAGGVLGVLLVIFLIVHFAGKKKSRKKSKKKNGKKK; encoded by the coding sequence GTGAAAAAAATATATAAATCCAGTCTAGTCATTTTATACATAATTAGTTTATTTACAGCTGTGCCATTGTTTGGTTATGCAGAAGAAACAGGAACTGATACTACAGTGGAGTCTACTGATAGTGGTCCTGCTTTCAGCTATGAGGTGATCCAGCCGGAGAACCAAGTCGATCCTTCGGTAGGGTACTATAATCTGAAATTGGCACAAGGACAGAAACAGACGGTTCAGATTCGTTTGAGCAATCCAAGCTCAGTCGAGGTTACGGTAGAAGTTGCATTGAATGGTGCCGTTACAAATAGTGGTGGGGTCGTTGAATACGGACCAAACAAAATAGAGAACGATGCCTCCTTGAAATTTCCGTTTGCAGAAGTTGTTTCTGCTCCAGAAGAGGTGGTACTGGCACCGAGAGAAGAAAAAATGCTGGATATCATCATACAAATGCCGGAAACATCTTTTGAAGGCTATATCTCCGGAGGGATTCGTTTAATGCGTAAGGGTCAAGAAGAAGAATCAGACTCAATGGTCGTCAATAAGATTGCTTATATGGTTGGGATGCTTCTGAGCCAGCAAGATCCGGCAGACATAGAAAATATAGCAGAAGAAATGACCTTCAATAAAGTTTATCCTGCGACGGCAAATTATCGTAATGCGTTCATCGTCAATTTTTCCAATAGCCAACCAATCTATGTAGATGACATGACGGTTGAGGTTCAAATCAGTAAAGAAGGCAGTGCTGAAGTGCTCTATGATGCGAAGAAAGCACAAATGCGAATGGCGCCGAATACGATGATCGATTTTCCTGTAGAACTAAATGGTGAAGCACTGATACCAGGTGACTATCGAGCAAAAATTTTGGTGAAAAGCGGCAAAGGCGGCAAGTGGGAGTGGGATGAAGCCTTTACAGTAACCGATGAAGAAGCAGAAAAATTGAATGCACAAGATTTATCTTTGGTGCAGGAACCAGGCGTAAACTGGCAATTGGTCGCTCTGATCGCCGGTGGGGTCCTAGGTGTACTTCTTGTGATTTTTCTGATCGTTCACTTTGCGGGAAAGAAAAAGAGTAGAAAGAAGAGTAAAAAGAAAAATGGAAAGAAAAAATAG